GGCAGTAGCTCAGCTGGGAGAGCGCCGCGTTCGCATCGCGGAGGCCAGGGGTTCAAGTCCCCTCTGCTCCACAACACCAACGGACTTAAAGTTTACCAGCCAGGGGCCAATGCCCCTGGTTTTTGCTTTGCCCGGGTATACTTTGCCCGGGTTGGAACCGGCCCTGCCCGTTAATGATTCCGAATTCAGAACCGGGGAAAGAGCAGAGGTCAACGTCGACACCATAAGCACCGTCACAGGGCTTATTTCCTTGTTCAGCTTTCCCCGTCAAGGGCTTAAGCCCAGGGGGCGGGGCTAATTTCTTGGATTTTCGGGTCCGGGAAGGAAAATGGGCCGCTATAGGCCCAGGGGCTGGGCTTAACCCCTGCTGCCGGGCCTCCATGGAAGGGAATAAGCCCAGTCGGGCAGCTTAAACTGTCCGGCGAGGCCTGTGTAACGTCGGCGGCCGTGCCTGTCACGACCCTTGGGGCGCCTGTTACGGCGGTGGGCGCTTGTTACGGCGGCGCTGGGGGGATTTGGATGGCGCCGGTCTCGGTGATCAGCCAGTCCACCCGCTGGTCATGGGGTTCCCGGGGAAGTTGGGGGACGACGAAGGCCGCCAAGGTCCACCCGGCCACGACGGTGCGCCGGCGGTCCACTTGCTGCAGGAACCGGTCGTAATGCCCGCCGCCCCGGCCCAGGCGCACGCCCCGCTCATCGAAAGCCAGGCTGGGCACGATGATCAGATCCAGGTCTTCGACGGCTACGGGGCTGGTCAGGTCGGGGTGGGGCTCCCAGATGCCGTAGGATCCCCGCACCAAAGAGCCGAAGCCCCCTGCCGCCCGGGCCTCCAGGCCGCCATCCACGGTGCGGGGCAGGGCCACCCGTTTTTGGGCCAGGCGGGCACAACGAATGAGGAGGGCTGTGGGCAACTCACCGGGCAGGGCAAAATAGGCCATGACGGTCCGGGCCTGCCGCCAAAAAGGCCGCCGGGCCAGGTGGGACATAGCCTGCCGGGCGCCGGCGGCCAGGTTGTCCGGCGCCAAGGCCCGCCATTGCCCGTTGAACTTGCGGCGCAGCCGGGCTTTTTCCGCGGCCACCGGCAACACCTCCCCATAAACCAAGACGACCTCCCATCGGGGAAGGTCGCCTCCGAAAACCGTGCCGGCAAAATTTTACCGCTGATCCTGCCGGCATGCACCCGATAGGGTTTCGAGAGTTTCGGGCGCTTCTCCGGGCGCAGGCCGCTTTAGTTCGCTCCCGGCGTACATGCCGGTGACTGTGGTTGAAATGTCACGCCCGCAGTAGGGGCAGATCCAGGTACCGTGGTCCGTGGCCGAATAAGAATCGCGCCGGCAATAGGGACACACTTTCCTCAGCACGCGGGCAGCTCCTTCCATCGGTAAGGCGATCCTGCCCGCTCCGCTCGACATACGTCCTTCGCCCAATATTTCATGGACGCAGGCTTTTTCCCTGCCCCTTTATCAATTTTTTGAACGGCGGTCAGGCGATGACCACCAGCACATCGCCCAGGTTGACGGGGGTGCCCGGGGTCACGTTGACCGATTGGACCACGCCGTCTACGGGCGATGTGATCTCGTTCTCCATCTTCATGGCTTCCAAGACCACCAGCACCTGCCCGGTGGTCACCTGCTGGCCGGGCTCCACCCGCACGTCCAGGATGAGGCCCGGCAGGGAGGCCGCCACGGTGGTGCCGCCGGCCGCCGGGGCCGCCGGCGCCGCCGCCGGGGCCGGTGCTGCAGGGGCCGGAGCCGCAGGTGCGGCCGGCGCGGGCGCCGGTGCAGCCGCCGGCGCAGGGGCTGCCGCCGGGGCCGGGGCCCCCTCGCCCTCCACCAGTTCAACTTCTACATCGAACAATTGCCCGTCCACACGGACGCGGTACTTACGCCTGGTCAATCAACGTCGCCTCCCCTTTGCCACGTATCGGCGGGCGCCCATGATGTCCCGCCGGCCCGCCAGGGCCCAAGGGTGACCGCCCACCGGCGCCGCCGGGCTGACGGCCCGCAGCCGCCACGGCCTGGCCTCTTCCGCCATGTGGGCTGCCAGGGCGCCCATGATGGCCGCCACCACCCGGGCCGGCACCTTCCCTCCCCCGAAGTTCCCACGGGGATTCCATGTCATCGGTCCGCTCACCTACTCCTGATTCCCTAAAGGGGAATGTTGCCGTGCTTCTTCTCCGGCACGGTCACCCGCTTACCGCCCAGGCTGGCCAGCATCTCCGCCAGCACCCGCCGGGTCTCCGACGGCCGGATGACGGAGTCCACGTAGCCGCGGCCGGCCGCCACATAGGGGTTGGCGAAGCGCTCCCGGTACTCGGCCACCAGTTCCGCCCGCTTGGCCTCGGGATCGGGCGCCGCGGCGATTTCCCGGCGGAAGATGATGTTGCACGCCCCTTCGGGTCCCATGACGGCTACCTCCGCCGTAGGCCACGCCACAGCATAGTCGGCGGCCAAGGCCCGGCAGCACATGGCGATGTAGGCGCCGCCGTAGGCTTTGCGCATGATTACCGAAATGGTGGGCACGGTGGCCTCGGCGTAGGCGTACAGCACCTTGGCCCCGTGGCGGATGATGCCCCCGTGCTCCTGGTTGCTCCCCGGCAGGTAGCCCGGCGTGTCCACAAAGGTGATGATGGGGATGTTGTAGGCATCGCACATGCGCACGAAGCGGGCGATCTTGTCGGAAGAATCGATGTCCAGGACGCCCGCCAGGATGCGGGGCTGGTTGGCCACCACCCCTACGGCATGGCCGTTGAGACGGGCCAGGCCCACCACGCAGTTGGTGGCGAACCGCTCATGGACTTCAAAGAAGGAGCCTTCGTCCACCACGGCCCCGATGACGTCCCGCACTTCGTAGGGCTTGTTGGGGTCCGTGGGAATCAGGTCATCCAAGTAGCCGATGTCCCGCTCCACCGGGTCGCCGGTGGGCTGGTAGGGCGGGTCCTCCAGATTGTTGCTGGGGAAATAGCTCAGCGCCCGCCGGATGTCGGCCAGGCAGGCGCGGTCATCCTCGCAGAAGAAGTGGGCCACGCCGCTCTTCTGGTTGTGGATGGGCGCCCCGCCCAGGGCCTCGAAGGAAATTTCCTCGCCGATGACCGTCTTGATGACGTCGGGCCCCGTGATGAACATGTAGCTGGTGTCCTTCACCATGAACACCAGGTCGGTGATGGCGGGGGAATAAACGGCGCCCCCGGCGCACGGGCCCATGATGGCGGAAATCTGGGGCACCACGCCGCTGGCCAGGGTGTTGCGGCGGAAGACTTGGGCGAAGCCGTCCAAGGCGTCGATGCCCTCCTGCACCCGGGCGCCGCCGCCGTCGTTGAGCCCCACGATGGGCGCCCCGTTCTGCACCGCCAGATCCATGATCTTGCAAATCTTTTTGGCCTGCATCTCGCCCAAGCTGCCGCCCAGGACGGTGAAATCCTGGGCATAGGCATATACCAGCCGGCCGTCGATGAGGCCGAAGCCGGTGACCACGCCGTCTCCCGGAGCCTCCCGCTGGGCCATGCCGAAGTCGGTGGCCCGGTGATGCACGAAGCGGTCCAGTTCGGTGAAGGTGCCTTCGTCGAACAGCAGGTCCAGCCGCTCCCTGGCCGTCAACTTGCCCCGCTGGTGCTGCTGGGCGACCCTCTCTTCACCGCCGCCGGCGAAGGCTCGCCGGTTGCGTTCTTCCAGTTCCCGAATCTTGTCCGTCATTGATTCCACGTGGGTCCCCCCTACCGTTACGACTGTGGCGACGGATCCCCGGTCGTCTCCCGGCGCTGGCAGAACTCCACCAGCACCCCCATGGTGTCGCCGGGATGCACAAAGGCGATCAAGGCGCCGCCGGCCCCGCGCCGGGGCTTTTCGTCCAGCAGGCGCAGGCCGGCTTCCCGGGCGGCCGCCAGGGCGGCGTTGATATCGTCCACCCGGAAGGCGATGTGATGCAGTCCGGGACCCCGACGGGCCAGAAAGCGGGCCACGGGGCCTTCATCGTCAATGGGCGCCAGCAGTTCCAGCTTGCAGCCGGTCATGGGGAGCATGGCCACATCCACCCCTTGATCGGCCACCCGTTCCACCTGGGCGCCCGTCAGGCCGAAGGCCTGTTCGTACAAGGCCAGGGCGGTGGACAAGTCGGCCACCGCTATGGCTATATGATCCAACCGGCTGAACATGGGAGGGCCACCCCCGATGAACGGCCCGGCCGGTGCCGGGCCCGAGAGCATGGGCTCGACTGACGGCTGTTGGGTCCTTTGTATGGTAGCTGCTATTAATGCCAGGTTTTATGACCTGCCTATAAAAACTCTACTTGCCCGGCCCTATGGGGTCAAGGGGAACGGCTGCCAAGGAAAAAGCCCGGCCTCCCTCAGGGCCGGGCTCGCTGCAGGCGGCGCCGTTCAACGGCGTCCCTGATGTATGAGACTATTTCTTCCGTGGGCGTGCCGGGACCGAAGATGGCCTCCATGCCCTGGGCCTTCAGGGCCTCCACGTCCTCCGGCGGGATGATGCCGCCGCCGATGACCACCACGTCATCCACGCCGGCCTCGGCCAGGCCTTGGAGGACGGCGGGAAACAGGTGGGCATGGCCACCCGACAGGCTGCTCATGCCCAGCACGTCCACGTCTTCGTCGATGACCGCCTGGACGATGGCCGCCGGGGTCTGCCGGATGCCGGTGTAGATGACCTCCATCCCCGCATCCCGCAAGGCCCGGGCCACCACCCTGGCCCCCCGGTCATGGCCGTCCAGGCCGGGCTTAGCGATCAGCACTCGTATGGGCGCTTCAGACATCCACAACCCCTCCCGGGCTGGACCCGTGATGTTAAAAGGCTTCGGCCGGGCTGTACTCCCCGAACACCTGGCGGAGGGAGTCGCAAATCTCGCCCAACGTGGCGTACACCCGCACCGCTTCCAAGATGTAGGGCAGCAGGTTGTCGGTGCCCCCGGCGGCCTTTTTCAGTGCCGCCAGGGTCCGCTCCACGGCGGCGTTGTCCCGCTCCGCCCGGAGCCGCTGCAGGGAGGCCTTCTGCTCCTCCACCAGGGCGGGATCCAGCTTGAGCAGTTCCTCCGGCGGGTCGCTCTCGCCGGTGTAGGCATTGACGCCGACGATGATGCGCTCCTTGGATTCCACCATGCGCTGGAAGCGGTAGGCGCTTTCCTGGATCTCCCGCTGGATGAAGCCCCGCTCGATGGCCTGGACCGCGCCGCCCATGGCCTCGATGCGGTCCAGGTACTCCTGCACTTCCGCCTCGACGGCGTCGGTCAAGGCCTCGATGAAGTAGGAGCCCCCCAAGGGGTCCGCCACGTTGGCCACGCCCGTTTCGTAAGCCAGGATCTGCTGGGTCCGCAGGGCGATGCGGGCCGAGTGCTCCGTGGGCAGGGCCAGGGCTTCGTCCAGGGCGTTGGTGTGGAGGGACTGGGTGCCCCCCAGAACGGCCGCCAGGGCCTGGAGCGCCACCCGCACCACGTTGTTCTCGGGCTGCTGGGCCGTCAGGGCCGCTCCCGACGTCTGGGTGTGGAAGCGCAGCAAGGTGGAGCGGGCGTGCCGGGCGCCGAACCGCTCCTTCATGATGCGGGCCCACAGGCGCCGGGCCGCCCTGAACTTGGCCACTTCCTCGAAAAAGTCCATGTCGGCGTTGAAGAAGAAGGACAACTGGGGCGCAAACTCGTCCACGCTCATGCCCGCCTGGAGGCCGGCCTCCACGTAGGCGATGGCGTTGGCCAGGGTGAAGGCCACTTCCTGGACGGCGGTGGCGCCGGCTTCCCGCATGTGGTAGCCCGAGATGGAAATGGTGTTCCAATTGGGCAGGTGCTCCCGGCAGTAGGCGAAGGTGTCCACCACCAGGCGCATGGAGGGCGCCGGCGGGAAGATGTAGGTGCCCCGGGCTGCGTATTCCTTCAGGATGTCGTTTTGGATGGTGCCCCGCAGGGCGGTGGGAGCCACTCCCTGCTTCTCGGCCACGGCGATGTACATGGCCAGGAGCACGGCAGCGGGCGCGTTGATGGTCATGGAGGTGCTGACTTTGTCCAAAGGTATGCCCGCCATCAACGTTTCCATGTCGGCCAGGGAATCGATGGCCACCCCCACGCGCCCCACTTCACCTTGGGCCATGGGGTGGTCGGAGTCGTAGCCGATTTGGGTGGGCAGGTCGAAGGCTACGCTCAACCCCGTCTGCCCTTGGCTCAGCAGGTAGTGGTAGCGCCGGTTGGATTCCCGGGCGGAGCCGAAGCCGGCATACTGGCGCATGGTCCAGAGGCGGCCCCGATACATGGAGGGGTAGACACCCCGGGTGTAGGGATAGGACCCCGGGAGCCCCTCCTGCTCCGCCGGATCCCGGCCCTCCCGGTCGGCGGGCGTGTACACAGGCTTCAAGGGGATGCCGCCGGCGGTGCGGAACTCATCCTGCCGCTGCCCGAAGCGCTCCACGTAGGGATCGTGCACTTCCCGGCGCCAGCGGGCCTCCAGTTCACTCCAGTCGGTGGCAGAGCGGGCCTTGGTGTCGCTCATGACTCCTCTTCCTTTTT
The window above is part of the Sphingobacteriaceae bacterium genome. Proteins encoded here:
- a CDS encoding 5-formyltetrahydrofolate cyclo-ligase, whose protein sequence is MAAEKARLRRKFNGQWRALAPDNLAAGARQAMSHLARRPFWRQARTVMAYFALPGELPTALLIRCARLAQKRVALPRTVDGGLEARAAGGFGSLVRGSYGIWEPHPDLTSPVAVEDLDLIIVPSLAFDERGVRLGRGGGHYDRFLQQVDRRRTVVAGWTLAAFVVPQLPREPHDQRVDWLITETGAIQIPPAPP
- a CDS encoding biotin/lipoyl-containing protein produces the protein MTRRKYRVRVDGQLFDVEVELVEGEGAPAPAAAPAPAAAPAPAPAAPAAPAPAAPAPAAAPAAPAAGGTTVAASLPGLILDVRVEPGQQVTTGQVLVVLEAMKMENEITSPVDGVVQSVNVTPGTPVNLGDVLVVIA
- a CDS encoding carboxyl transferase domain-containing protein, which gives rise to MTDKIRELEERNRRAFAGGGEERVAQQHQRGKLTARERLDLLFDEGTFTELDRFVHHRATDFGMAQREAPGDGVVTGFGLIDGRLVYAYAQDFTVLGGSLGEMQAKKICKIMDLAVQNGAPIVGLNDGGGARVQEGIDALDGFAQVFRRNTLASGVVPQISAIMGPCAGGAVYSPAITDLVFMVKDTSYMFITGPDVIKTVIGEEISFEALGGAPIHNQKSGVAHFFCEDDRACLADIRRALSYFPSNNLEDPPYQPTGDPVERDIGYLDDLIPTDPNKPYEVRDVIGAVVDEGSFFEVHERFATNCVVGLARLNGHAVGVVANQPRILAGVLDIDSSDKIARFVRMCDAYNIPIITFVDTPGYLPGSNQEHGGIIRHGAKVLYAYAEATVPTISVIMRKAYGGAYIAMCCRALAADYAVAWPTAEVAVMGPEGACNIIFRREIAAAPDPEAKRAELVAEYRERFANPYVAAGRGYVDSVIRPSETRRVLAEMLASLGGKRVTVPEKKHGNIPL
- the mce gene encoding methylmalonyl-CoA epimerase, with amino-acid sequence MFSRLDHIAIAVADLSTALALYEQAFGLTGAQVERVADQGVDVAMLPMTGCKLELLAPIDDEGPVARFLARRGPGLHHIAFRVDDINAALAAAREAGLRLLDEKPRRGAGGALIAFVHPGDTMGVLVEFCQRRETTGDPSPQS
- a CDS encoding cobalamin B12-binding domain-containing protein, whose translation is MSEAPIRVLIAKPGLDGHDRGARVVARALRDAGMEVIYTGIRQTPAAIVQAVIDEDVDVLGMSSLSGGHAHLFPAVLQGLAEAGVDDVVVIGGGIIPPEDVEALKAQGMEAIFGPGTPTEEIVSYIRDAVERRRLQRARP
- a CDS encoding methylmalonyl-CoA mutase family protein, translated to MSDTKARSATDWSELEARWRREVHDPYVERFGQRQDEFRTAGGIPLKPVYTPADREGRDPAEQEGLPGSYPYTRGVYPSMYRGRLWTMRQYAGFGSARESNRRYHYLLSQGQTGLSVAFDLPTQIGYDSDHPMAQGEVGRVGVAIDSLADMETLMAGIPLDKVSTSMTINAPAAVLLAMYIAVAEKQGVAPTALRGTIQNDILKEYAARGTYIFPPAPSMRLVVDTFAYCREHLPNWNTISISGYHMREAGATAVQEVAFTLANAIAYVEAGLQAGMSVDEFAPQLSFFFNADMDFFEEVAKFRAARRLWARIMKERFGARHARSTLLRFHTQTSGAALTAQQPENNVVRVALQALAAVLGGTQSLHTNALDEALALPTEHSARIALRTQQILAYETGVANVADPLGGSYFIEALTDAVEAEVQEYLDRIEAMGGAVQAIERGFIQREIQESAYRFQRMVESKERIIVGVNAYTGESDPPEELLKLDPALVEEQKASLQRLRAERDNAAVERTLAALKKAAGGTDNLLPYILEAVRVYATLGEICDSLRQVFGEYSPAEAF